From Watersipora subatra chromosome 2, tzWatSuba1.1, whole genome shotgun sequence, one genomic window encodes:
- the LOC137388768 gene encoding membrane cofactor protein-like, which yields MRWQGNYNSCRQKIYDCDENAICTDPYDSNKCICNSGYEMDGRNCTRVSSDPPPLIEKSNAQATVITGTKYMDTVNYTCLPGYEFRDGRNTIICQSNRSWTNPSTCNAMDCGKPSEVENGQLINFYGNTTFESTVTYMCIGLEYQMLGSELVRCTEDGSWSALPFCYKVRSEGQSSQFINLVVSIICLSVVLLACIIIIMALLYSICKKRKKMYHNTTTTVHNAPHDPAVQEEPVSLQNISD from the exons ATGCGCTGGCAAG GTAACTATAATTCCTGCAGACAGAAAATATATGACTGTGATGAAAATGCAATTTGCACTGACCCGTATGACTCTAATAAATGTATATGCAACAGCGGTTATGAAATGGATGGGAGAAACTGTACAA GGGTATCCTCTGACCCTCCACCACTTATTGAGAAATCAAATGCTCAGGCCACAGTTATTACAGGGACTAAGTATATGGATACAGTGAACTATACTTGTCTTCCTGGTTATGAGTTTAGAGATGGAAGGAACACTATCATCTGTCAAAGCAATCGGTCATGGACAAATCCTTCAACATGCAATG CCATGGATTGTGGAAAACCATCTGAGGTAGAAAATGGACAGCTCATTAATTTCTATGGCAACACAACATTTGAGTCCACCGTTACATATATGTGCATTGGTCTAGAGTACCAAATGCTTGGCTCTGAGCTTGTACGATGTACTGAGGATGGATCATGGTCAGCCCTGCCGTTTTGCTACA AAGTCAGATCTGAGGGTCAATCAAGTCAGTTTATCAACTTGGTTGTTTCAATCATCTGTTTATCTGTGGTGCTGTTGGCTTGCATCATCATCATTATGGCCCTACTCTACTCTATCTGTAAAAAGAG GAAGAAAATGTATCACAACACAACTACAACAGTACACAATGCCCCGCATGATCCAGCTGTACAAGAAGAGCCTGTTTCTCTCCAAAACATCAGTGATTAG